A section of the Rattus norvegicus strain BN/NHsdMcwi chromosome 15, GRCr8, whole genome shotgun sequence genome encodes:
- the LOC134481925 gene encoding uncharacterized protein LOC134481925 isoform X2: MFHQLLKLVQKERGDQGETRPRQKKAGLLSWFIRKASSENFISNHEKRIKKLEELKLEIQKCKIERDELSRILDLFVNDGLNYSIRNFHLLNECNELKKNVRILMNENRKLLVEQTELQASCEEGKRFCEEASKTIYTADIESLCPVTFE, encoded by the exons atgtttcACCAGCTGCTCAAGCTAgttcagaaggagaggggagaccaaggagagaccagaccgaggcagaagaaagctggccttctgtctt ggttTATTCGGAAGGCATCATCAGAAAATTTCATCAGTAACCATGAAAAGcgtataaagaaattggaggaaCTAAaacttgaaatccagaagtgtaaaaTCGAGCGGGATGAACTTTCTCGAATCCTGGACCTTTTTGTCAATGATGGTTTGAactacag catcagaaacttccacctcctgaatgaatgcaatgaattgaagaagaatgtaaggattttgatgaatgagaacagaaaactgctggtggagcagactgaactgcaagcatcctgtgaggagggaaagaggttctGTGAGGAGGCCAGCAAGACCATCTACACCGCAGATATTGAATCCTTGTGTCCTGTTACTTTTGAGTAA
- the LOC134481925 gene encoding uncharacterized protein LOC134481925 isoform X1 has protein sequence MFHQLLKLVQKERGDQGETRPRQKKAGLLSWFIRKASSENFISNHEKRIKKLEELKLEIQKCKIERDELSRILDLFVNDGLNYRLSVELPMLKSQHEMRTMDMHKMTNWISDAMAKYKELIQENNSYRIRNFHLLNECNELKKNVRILMNENRKLLVEQTELQASCEEGKRFCEEASKTIYTADIESLCPVTFE, from the exons atgtttcACCAGCTGCTCAAGCTAgttcagaaggagaggggagaccaaggagagaccagaccgaggcagaagaaagctggccttctgtctt ggttTATTCGGAAGGCATCATCAGAAAATTTCATCAGTAACCATGAAAAGcgtataaagaaattggaggaaCTAAaacttgaaatccagaagtgtaaaaTCGAGCGGGATGAACTTTCTCGAATCCTGGACCTTTTTGTCAATGATGGTTTGAactacag GCTGAGTGTTGAATTGCCAATGCTTAAATCCCAACATGAGATGAGAACGATGGACATGCATAAGATGACCAACtggataagtgatgccatggcgaagtacaaggagctcatacaagagaacaattcctaccg catcagaaacttccacctcctgaatgaatgcaatgaattgaagaagaatgtaaggattttgatgaatgagaacagaaaactgctggtggagcagactgaactgcaagcatcctgtgaggagggaaagaggttctGTGAGGAGGCCAGCAAGACCATCTACACCGCAGATATTGAATCCTTGTGTCCTGTTACTTTTGAGTAA